The genome window GAGCGCCACGGCACCGATCGCGAGGGCCTTGGTGCGGCCGTTCCGCTGGAGCTTCACAGGGTGTCCCTTTCTTTGGCACAGTCCGCGCGGCCCTGCCACGTGCAGGTGGCCGGCATGGACCTTGCTGTGGTCCGGGGCCTCGCCGGCCCTCCGGTAGGACCGAAGTTAAGCCGGGTAGGTGACGCATCAGCCGGTCGGAAGTGAACGGAGAGTGAACCTCGAACGGATGCCAGGAAACACTGTCCGGTAGTCACGGTTGCATCACGGCAAGGGTTCATCCAAGACACGCTGTCAGGTGACGTACGACCGTCGGACGGGCTAACGCGACAAATGGGCCATCAGCGCGTCGATCAGCCCGCGGTCCCGGTCGTGGGTCAGCTTGGCCCGGGCCTTGCCCGGCTTGAGCCACTTCATCCGGTCCACCTCGCGGTTCGGCCGGAACTCCCCCGACACCGGCACCGCCGCCCAGTACCGGACCTCCTTGGGCCGCCCGTGCGCCAGGTAGTGCTGCGCGGGCAGCGGCGCGAGCAGCCGGCAGACCAGCCCGGTCTCCTCCTCCACCTCGCGCAGCGCCGCCTGCCAGGGCGTCTCGCCGGGCTGCAGCTTGCCCTTGGGCAGGCTCCAGTCGTCGTACTTGGGACGGTGGATCAGCGCGATCCGCGGCTTGCGCGCACTGCCGTCCGGGCGCGGCTCGCCCGGCACCCAGAGCACCGCGCCGGCCGCCAGCACGGTGCCGGGCAGCGCCGCCGCGCGGCGACCCGCCGGGTGCTGCGACAGGTGCTCCGACGACTGGTCCGCCTGCTCCGCCGGCCACGGCGCGAGGCGCTTGGCCTCCCGCAGCCGCCGCCGGGCCACCGCCCCGCCCAGTCGGTCCGGCCCGAGGCCGCGCTGCTCGCCCATTCATCCCATCCGCTGTGCCCGGGGGCCCTCCCAACCGTCCACCAGGCTGGGCGGGAGGTCCGGCCAGAGGCCGCCGAAGGCGAACCGCGCCGCCTCCACCTCCAACCGCTGATCAGCATGCACCACCCCGAGCACGTAGGCCGTCGCCGGGGTGATCCGCGGCGTGCGTGCCGCCGTCGCGGCCGTCACCGCCGCGTCCGCCGCCTCCTGGTGCCGGTCCAGCACCCGGTCCAGCTCGGCCAGCTCGCCGCCCGGGCGACCGCACACCTCCAGTGCGTACCGGGCCCGCTTCAGCAGGATCCGCACCCGGTGCCAGGGGGCGTCGTCGGCCGCCAGCGCGGAGTCCGCGTCCATCCCCGCGGCGGCGGCCGGCGCCGGCCGGCTCTGCTGCGGCACCTGCGGGCCGGCCCCGGCGCCGCCGAGCCGGTGGAGCGCGTCCCCCTGGTAGGCGGCGGAGGCCCGGCGCAGCGGCAGCGCCTGGACGGCCGAGTCGAGCGCGCCGAAGGCCCCCGCGGCCTGCGGCAGCAGCACTTCCCCGGCCCGCCCGCGGGCCGGCTCGACCAGCGGGGTCTCCCCCACCAGCAGCGTCATCCGGTCGGCCAGCGCGTGCAGCCGGGCCGACCGCAGCTCCTGCAGCACCGTGCTGTGCGCCCGGGTGCGCGCCAGGGTCAGCTGGCGGTCCAGCAGGGCCCGGGCCTTGGGCGCCCCCTGGTGGCCGGCCAGCATGCCCGGGCCGCCGGCCTCGCCGGCCGGTGCCACCGCGCTGAGCGAGTCCAGCGCGCTCAGCAGCCGGGCCGAGCGCCGCAGGTAGGCCGGCTCCTGGGCGAGCAGGTTGAGCAGCCAGCGCAGCTCGGCCCGCGACTCCTGGGCCCAGAGCGGCTCGAAGACCGAGCCGTAGGTGTGCAGCGCGCCACCGATCCGCCGGACCGCGCGGAGCAGCTCCACCGTCCCGCCACCGCCCACCGGGCTGTTCAGCGAGGGCAGCGCGCCGGGGCGGGCTCCCGCCTCGCCGACCGCCTGCGGCAGCGCGCGCAGGAAGTTGCCGGCCTGTTCGGTCAGGTACCTGGCAAGGACCTCCCCGGCGGTCGCGGTGGACGCCGGGGCCGTCATGGGCGCGTCAGTCATGATCGTGGGTACTCCCCGTTCCCCCGAGGTTGGCCGACCCCTGGGGCAAGTGACGGATGGTCAGAGCGCGCCGGTGGAACCCCGGCGCCGCTGGCGCGAGTCGATGAGCAGCTCCTGGATGTCCCGGAGCCGGTTGCCGTCGGCGTCCTGGCTTCGCCCGGTCCAGGTCCCGTCCGGGCCGAGGTGCCAGGAGGCGGTGTCCTCCGCCATGCCCAGGTCGAGCAGTTCGGTGAGCTCCCTGCGGTGCGCCGGATCGGCCACCCGGACCAGCGCCTCGATCCGCCGGTCCAGGTTACGGTGCATCATATCCGCGCTGCCGAACCAGACTTCGGGATCACCGGCGTTCTCGAAGACGAAGATCCGGGAGTGTTCGAGGAACCGCCCGAGCACGCTGCGGACCCGGATGTTCTCGCTCAGTCCGGGCACCCCGGGCCGGATCGCGCAGATCCCGCGGACCCACACGTCCACCGGGACCCCAGCCTGCGAGGCCCGGTAGAGCGCGTCGATCACCGACTCGTCGACGATCGAGTTGACCTTCAGCTTCACCGCGGCCGGCAGGCCCGCCCGGTGGTTCGCCACCTCGCCGGCGATCCGCTCGACCAGGCCGTCCCGCAGACCGCGCGGCGCGGTCAGCAGCCGCCGGTAAGAGGCCCGCCGGGAGTAGCCGGAGAGCCGGTTGAACAGGTCCGAGAGGTCGGCGCCGACCTGCGGGTCACTGGTCAGCAGGCCCAGGTCCTCGTAGAGCCGGGCGGTCTTCGGGTGGTAGTTGCCGGTGCCGACGTGCGAGTACCGGCGCAGCGTCTCGCCCTCCTGGCGGACCACCAGCGAGAGCTTGCAGTGCGTCTTGAGCCCGACCAGCCCGTAGACCACGTGGCAGCCGGCCTCCTCCAGCTTGCGGGCCCACTTGATGTTGGCCTGCTCGTCGAAGCGGGCCTTGATCTCCACCAGCACCAGCACCTGCTTGCCGGACTCCGCCGCGTCGATCAGCGCGTCCACGATCGGCGAGTCGCCGGAGGTGCGGTAGAGCGTCTGCTTGATCGCCAGCACGTGCGGGTCGCCGGCGGCCTGCTCCAGGAAGGCCTGCACCGAGGTGGAGAAGCTGTCATACGGGTGGTGCAGCAGCACGTCCCGCTCGCGCATGGCGGCGAAGATGTCCGGCTGGGAGGCCGACTCGACGTCGGTCAGCCCGCTCGCGGTGCCGGCCACGAACTTGCGGTACTTGAGCTCCGGGCGGTCCTGGTCGGCGATCCCGAACAGCCCGGTCAGGTCGAGCGGGCCGGGCAGCGGGAAGACCTCGGCGTCGCTGATGTTCAGCTCGCGCACCAGCAGGTCGAGGATGTAGGGGTCGATCGACTCCTCCACCTCCAGGCGCACCGGCGGACCGAACCGACGGCGCATCAGCTCCTTCTCCAGCGCCTTGAGGATGTTCTCGGTGTCGTCCTCCTCCACCTCCAGGTCCTCGTTGCGGGTGACCCGGAAGGCGTGGTGGGCGAGCACCTCCATCCCGGGGAAGAGCTCCTCCAGGTGGGCGCCCATCACGTCCTCCAGCGGCACGTACCGCTGGGCGGAGGCCTCCAGGAAGCGGGAGAGCGACTGCGGAACCTTCACCCTGGCGAAGTGCTTGTGCCCGGAGACCGGGTTGCGCACCACCACGGCCAGGTTGAGGCTCAGGCCCGATATGTAGGGGAAGGGGTGCGCCGGGTCCACCGCCAGCGGGGTCAGCACCGGGAAGATCTTCTGCCGGAAGAGGGTGTGCAACCGGGTCTGCTCGTGGTCGGTGAGCTCGGCCCAGCGGACCAGCTCGATGCCCTCAGCGGCCAGGTCCGGCAGCACGTCGTGC of Kitasatospora viridis contains these proteins:
- a CDS encoding CHAD domain-containing protein — encoded protein: MTDAPMTAPASTATAGEVLARYLTEQAGNFLRALPQAVGEAGARPGALPSLNSPVGGGGTVELLRAVRRIGGALHTYGSVFEPLWAQESRAELRWLLNLLAQEPAYLRRSARLLSALDSLSAVAPAGEAGGPGMLAGHQGAPKARALLDRQLTLARTRAHSTVLQELRSARLHALADRMTLLVGETPLVEPARGRAGEVLLPQAAGAFGALDSAVQALPLRRASAAYQGDALHRLGGAGAGPQVPQQSRPAPAAAAGMDADSALAADDAPWHRVRILLKRARYALEVCGRPGGELAELDRVLDRHQEAADAAVTAATAARTPRITPATAYVLGVVHADQRLEVEAARFAFGGLWPDLPPSLVDGWEGPRAQRMG
- a CDS encoding NUDIX hydrolase → MPGTVLAAGAVLWVPGEPRPDGSARKPRIALIHRPKYDDWSLPKGKLQPGETPWQAALREVEEETGLVCRLLAPLPAQHYLAHGRPKEVRYWAAVPVSGEFRPNREVDRMKWLKPGKARAKLTHDRDRGLIDALMAHLSR